The following coding sequences are from one Streptomyces sp. NBC_01232 window:
- a CDS encoding acyltransferase has translation MVMGTEELLRLTVAALMTRTGERQNVLADGLGLSQAQISRKQAGRQHWSLEDVDGLAAHFGLHVLDLLAGPTHAVGVLHGSTPALRPSGVPAPPTAPAAQLPLAAVQLPAQPPQAPSPLTAAHMLLCVLCGQPCSEEVDGFPQHLSAEECAAAIAAATPGPAAAPVAPAPAPVPQQLPAAPPAPAPEATAELVATEPAPEAEPAPEPVKERPAKAGPAVVRGPRTYASGTLTDQIAGNVHAALQECEGDVEAAQAALTKSAIPDVMKLFKESRVGGRYEHSEFPPTADVLRKRSQKGADEIWEGRPKWRNPHVFQAAKKGETFEVTALDMNAAYLSAFKCWLPIGQLKEDTSGVHDRKKSGVHLITPAEWEHTDLPNPLGNRMEPGELWVTESTLRLLLDCARDDLADAPTIHRSLVSGGTEVLLEKLRRALAEVRKTALAEGDELTVNYVKSMYSKLVSTLGESTANRDMRRPDWMHIMRAKAFANLWMKANKIHKAGLQVVEISGTDELHVIGDWRTVFAEGRDLNQVKEKQTYTLGGKR, from the coding sequence ATGGTGATGGGTACGGAAGAGCTCCTCAGGCTGACGGTCGCTGCGTTGATGACGCGTACCGGTGAGCGGCAGAACGTTCTCGCCGACGGCCTCGGTCTCTCGCAGGCACAGATCTCCCGCAAGCAGGCCGGCCGGCAGCACTGGTCGCTGGAGGACGTCGACGGCCTGGCCGCGCATTTCGGTCTCCACGTCCTGGACCTCCTCGCCGGCCCCACCCACGCAGTCGGCGTACTCCACGGCTCGACCCCCGCACTGCGCCCCTCCGGCGTCCCCGCCCCGCCCACCGCCCCGGCCGCGCAACTCCCCCTCGCGGCCGTGCAGCTCCCGGCCCAGCCCCCGCAGGCGCCCTCCCCGCTGACCGCTGCGCACATGCTGCTGTGCGTGTTGTGCGGGCAGCCGTGCAGCGAGGAGGTTGACGGGTTCCCGCAGCACCTGAGCGCTGAGGAGTGCGCGGCAGCCATCGCCGCCGCAACCCCGGGCCCGGCGGCGGCCCCGGTAGCACCCGCACCGGCCCCCGTGCCGCAGCAGCTCCCCGCCGCCCCTCCAGCCCCCGCGCCGGAAGCCACGGCGGAGCTCGTCGCGACGGAGCCGGCGCCGGAGGCCGAACCTGCGCCGGAGCCGGTCAAGGAGAGGCCGGCCAAGGCGGGTCCGGCGGTGGTGCGGGGGCCGCGTACGTACGCGTCCGGGACGCTGACCGACCAGATTGCCGGCAACGTCCACGCCGCTCTGCAGGAGTGCGAGGGTGACGTGGAGGCCGCCCAGGCCGCGCTGACCAAGTCCGCGATCCCCGACGTCATGAAGCTGTTCAAGGAATCGCGGGTCGGGGGCCGGTACGAGCATTCCGAGTTCCCGCCGACCGCCGACGTGCTGCGCAAGCGCTCGCAGAAGGGTGCGGATGAGATCTGGGAGGGCCGTCCGAAGTGGCGCAACCCCCATGTCTTCCAGGCGGCCAAGAAGGGTGAGACCTTCGAGGTGACGGCCCTGGATATGAACGCCGCCTACCTGTCGGCCTTCAAGTGCTGGCTCCCGATCGGCCAACTCAAGGAGGACACCAGCGGCGTCCACGACCGCAAAAAATCCGGGGTCCACCTCATCACCCCGGCCGAGTGGGAGCACACCGACCTGCCCAACCCGCTCGGCAACCGGATGGAGCCGGGCGAGTTGTGGGTCACCGAATCCACCCTCCGCCTCCTCCTCGACTGCGCCCGCGACGACCTCGCCGACGCCCCGACCATTCACCGCTCCCTCGTCTCCGGCGGCACCGAAGTCCTGCTGGAAAAACTCCGCCGCGCCCTGGCGGAAGTCCGGAAAACCGCTCTCGCTGAGGGCGACGAACTGACCGTCAACTATGTGAAATCCATGTATTCTAAGCTGGTCTCCACCCTGGGCGAATCCACCGCGAACCGTGATATGCGGCGCCCGGACTGGATGCACATCATGCGCGCGAAAGCATTCGCGAATCTGTGGATGAAAGCCAACAAAATCCATAAGGCCGGATTGCAGGTCGTGGAAATCTCCGGCACCGACGAACTTCACGTCATCGGCGATTGGCGGACAGTTTTCGCCGAGGGCCGGGACCTGAACCAGGTGAAGGAAAAGCAGACTTACACGCTGGGGGGTAAGCGCTGA